Proteins encoded in a region of the Epinephelus lanceolatus isolate andai-2023 chromosome 20, ASM4190304v1, whole genome shotgun sequence genome:
- the rnf152 gene encoding E3 ubiquitin-protein ligase rnf152 encodes METLSQDSILECQICFNYYSPRRRPKLLDCRHTCCSVCLTQMRSSQKEIRCPWCRGVTKLPPGLSVSQLPDDPDIITVIAIPHASEHTPVFIRLPSNGCYMLPLPVAKERALGLPGELGCRFLPGSQQKGVTVVTVPEQQPLGLAMGLEGVGVGLEGGEGERRVTGPVGGGGKGSTWSGVCTVILVACVLLFLLGIVLHNMSCISKRFTVISCG; translated from the coding sequence ATGGAGACTCTTTCCCAAGATTCCATTCTGGAGTGCCAGATCTGCTTCAACTACTACAGCCCTCGCCGGCGGCCCAAACTCCTGGACTGCCGACACACGTGCTGCTCAGTGTGTTTGACCCAGATGCGCAGCAGCCAGAAGGAGATTCGTTGTCCATGGTGCCGTGGCGTCACCAAGCTCCCGCCAGGCCTGTCTGTCTCCCAGCTCCCGGACGATCCGgacatcatcactgtcatcGCCATCCCTCACGCCTCTGAGCACACGCCTGTCTTCATCCGCCTCCCCAGCAATGGCTGCTACATGCTGCCACTGCCTGTTGCCAAGGAGCGGGCGCTGGGCCTGCCGGGGGAGCTGGGATGTCGTTTCCTGCCGGGCAGCCAGCAGAAGGGGGTGACAGTGGTGACCGTGCCCGAGCAGCAGCCTCTGGGCCTGGCTATGGGTCTGGAGGGTGTGGGGGTTGGgctggagggaggggagggcgAGAGAAGAGTTACTGGCccagtgggaggaggaggaaagggcTCTACATGGTCCGGTGTGTGCACGGTGATCCTGGTGGCTTGcgtgctgctcttcctcctggGCATCGTGCTGCACAACATGTCCTGCATCTCCAAACGCTTCACTGTCATTTCCTGCGGCTGA